A window of the Comamonas sp. Y33R10-2 genome harbors these coding sequences:
- the moaC gene encoding cyclic pyranopterin monophosphate synthase MoaC, with protein MSSLTHFDAQGQAHMVDVGDKPTTHRIAVAEGRITMKPETLAIVQAGTAKKGDVLGVARIAAIMAAKKTSDLIPLCHPLALTRVAVEFELLPESNSVLCTATVELKGQTGVEMEALTAVQVGLLTIYDMCKAVDKGMVMEGVRVLEKKGGRSSSWTA; from the coding sequence ATGTCCTCTCTCACCCACTTCGACGCCCAAGGCCAAGCCCATATGGTGGACGTTGGCGACAAGCCAACCACCCACCGCATCGCAGTCGCAGAAGGCCGCATCACCATGAAGCCCGAAACGCTGGCCATTGTGCAGGCCGGTACCGCTAAAAAAGGCGACGTACTTGGCGTCGCCCGCATCGCCGCCATCATGGCCGCCAAAAAGACCAGCGACCTTATTCCCTTGTGCCACCCTCTGGCCCTGACCCGCGTGGCTGTGGAGTTTGAACTGCTGCCCGAATCCAACTCCGTACTCTGCACTGCCACCGTCGAATTAAAAGGCCAGACCGGTGTGGAAATGGAAGCCTTGACTGCCGTGCAAGTCGGTTTATTGACTATTTACGATATGTGCAAGGCTGTGGATAAGGGGATGGTGATGGAGGGGGTGCGGGTGCTGGAGAAAAAGGGAGGCAGGTCGAGCAGTTGGACGGCTTAA
- a CDS encoding DUF3717 domain-containing protein: protein MTAIHITDIEAAINYWRGRTPSPDGVLLAPEVRALADVYALMIYAREHEVAVEGFPTYAMAAWLVWFDTMPDTPCIAICSTSQGDEKCKGCGRSFEEVQLWPAMEPAQKRVVWRRITLEADSWRFNRYAERARETQGGAVFSAPTRR, encoded by the coding sequence ATGACTGCCATCCACATCACCGACATTGAAGCTGCCATCAACTACTGGAGAGGTCGCACCCCATCACCCGATGGTGTGCTGCTGGCACCCGAAGTGCGTGCGCTGGCTGACGTCTATGCGCTGATGATTTATGCGCGTGAGCATGAGGTGGCGGTAGAAGGCTTCCCGACCTATGCCATGGCGGCTTGGTTGGTTTGGTTTGACACCATGCCCGATACGCCTTGCATTGCCATTTGTTCTACCAGCCAAGGCGATGAAAAATGCAAGGGCTGTGGGCGCAGCTTTGAAGAAGTGCAACTGTGGCCGGCGATGGAGCCTGCCCAAAAGCGGGTGGTGTGGCGACGAATCACCTTGGAGGCTGATTCATGGCGCTTTAACCGCTATGCCGAGCGCGCCCGTGAGACACAAGGCGGAGCGGTGTTTTCCGCTCCAACCCGCCGCTGA
- a CDS encoding TerC family protein, whose protein sequence is MDFDFLTHTPFWIALGQIIIIDILLGGDNAVVIALACRKLPAEQRRKGIIYGTAGAIVLRIILIAFAMVLLALPFLKVVGAILLIWIGVKLLAPDDEGHDNIQGSDKLFAAIKTIIIADLVMSVDNVIAIAGAAQSSGEHQMLLIVLGLLISVPIIVWGSQLVITLMERFPMIIVAGGMLLGWIAGGMFVTDPVFVNTEKWLWMPKLGTTDAQGLADISRTLYWSAHIGGALLVLALGKYIVSRRPAAPAAH, encoded by the coding sequence ATGGACTTCGACTTTCTAACCCACACGCCCTTTTGGATTGCGTTGGGGCAGATCATCATCATCGACATCTTGCTAGGTGGCGATAACGCCGTCGTGATCGCGCTGGCTTGCCGCAAGCTGCCCGCTGAGCAACGTCGCAAGGGCATCATCTATGGTACCGCTGGCGCCATCGTGCTGCGAATCATCCTGATTGCCTTCGCAATGGTGCTGCTGGCACTGCCATTCCTCAAGGTCGTTGGTGCCATCTTGCTGATCTGGATTGGCGTCAAGCTGCTTGCTCCTGATGACGAAGGTCACGACAACATCCAAGGCAGCGACAAGCTGTTTGCCGCCATCAAGACCATCATCATTGCTGACTTGGTGATGTCTGTGGACAACGTGATCGCCATTGCCGGCGCCGCACAAAGCTCTGGCGAACACCAAATGCTGCTGATTGTTCTGGGTCTGCTGATCTCGGTGCCAATCATCGTTTGGGGCTCGCAGCTGGTTATCACGCTGATGGAACGTTTCCCCATGATCATCGTGGCTGGCGGCATGCTGCTGGGCTGGATCGCTGGTGGCATGTTCGTAACCGACCCCGTTTTCGTCAACACCGAAAAGTGGCTGTGGATGCCTAAGCTGGGCACAACCGACGCGCAAGGCTTGGCTGATATCTCCAGAACCCTGTACTGGTCCGCTCACATCGGTGGCGCACTGCTGGTGCTGGCACTGGGCAAGTACATCGTCAGCCGCCGCCCCGCTGCGCCTGCTGCTCACTAA
- a CDS encoding phage holin family protein codes for MLDSMKIIVKWLLCAAALLAVTYIYSGVQVQSFGSAMIAALVIGLLNTIVRPVLVILTLPVTIITVGLFLLVVNGLMFWMASGLLGGFHVASFWAAMLGALIYSVLGLLIDRLVAQLFSE; via the coding sequence ATGCTGGACAGCATGAAAATCATCGTCAAATGGCTTCTTTGTGCCGCAGCGTTGCTGGCGGTTACTTACATCTATAGCGGTGTGCAGGTGCAGAGCTTTGGCTCGGCCATGATTGCCGCCTTGGTGATCGGCCTACTCAACACCATTGTTCGCCCCGTTTTGGTCATCCTGACCCTGCCTGTGACCATCATCACCGTGGGCCTGTTCCTTCTGGTGGTCAATGGGTTGATGTTCTGGATGGCATCGGGACTGCTGGGCGGCTTTCACGTCGCCAGCTTCTGGGCGGCCATGCTGGGCGCGCTGATTTACTCAGTGCTCGGCCTACTTATTGATCGACTTGTCGCTCAACTGTTCTCTGAGTAA